In one Silene latifolia isolate original U9 population chromosome 10, ASM4854445v1, whole genome shotgun sequence genomic region, the following are encoded:
- the LOC141607779 gene encoding uncharacterized protein LOC141607779 — MVTIFGVTNELNLALQKKEQDIVNAVKLVDVTKNSLQRIRDDGWDAHMEKVSAFCLKHGIDIPNMNDLYVIPGRHRRGRREVDNLKHFRAEVFMSVIDQILSEFNDRYNEKSKELLVCMSCFNPQNRFASFDTKKLRELAEFYPSEFSRKDLLYFEYQLDTFKYDVQNDDRFWNLKTLNELSMKLVETMKHLTHSKVYMLLKLVLVLPVATATVERAFSAMSFIKNRLRNSMGDEYLNDCLVTFLERDVFMNVTDDEIVKQFLDMRTRRIV, encoded by the coding sequence ATGGTGACTATTTTTGgggtaacaaatgaattaaacCTTGCATTGCAAAAAAAAGAGCAAGATATTGTGAATGCGGTAAAGCTTGTGGATGTGACAAAAAACTCATTGCAGAGGATAAGAGATGATGGATGGGATGCTCACATGGAAAAGGTTAGTGCATTTTGCTTGAAGCATGGCATTGATATTCCTAATATGAATGATTTGTATGTTATTCCAGGAAGACATAGACGTGGTCGACGAGAAGTAGATAATCTTAAACATTTTCGAGCTGAGGTTTTCATGAGCGTTATTGATCAAATTTTGTCAGAGTTTAACGATCGATATAACGAGAAAAGTAAAGAACTCTTGGTATGTATGTCTTGCTTTAATCCTCAAAATCGATTTGCTTCTTTTGATACGAAGAAGCTCCGTGAACTTGCTGAGTTCTATCCTTCTGAATTTTCCCGTAAAGATTTGTTGTATTTTGAATATCAACTTGATACCTTCAAGTATGATGTTCAAAATGATGATAGATTTTGGAATCTCAAAACTCTTAACGAACTTTCCATGAAACTTGTTGAAACAATGAAACATTTGACTCATTCAAAGGTTTACATGCTTCTAAAGCTTGTGTTGGTTCTTCCGGTGGCAACCGCGACGGTGGAAAGAGCATTTTCAGCTATGTCATTTATCAAAAACAGATTGCGTAATAGCATGGGCGATGAATACCTGAATGATTGTTTGGTTACATTTCTAGAACGTGATGTATTCATGAATGTGACCGATGATgaaattgtaaaacaatttttAGATATGCGAACTCGTCGAATAGTGtag